Below is a genomic region from Anoxybacillus flavithermus.
TTAAATGTTTTCACCGCATCCACCTCGCAACAGTAGTTGCCTTTATTATATCATATGAACAATATGTAACAAAAAAAGAAAAGAAAAAGTGAAAATTGAATTTTTGGCTACTTTTTTTGCGAGAAACGGCTGAAAAACGGCGAAAAAATAAAAAAATCGGCTTGAAAATTAAAAAATCGAAATTTTACATCATTTTTGTATTTTTGTATCATATAGACCGAGGAGGTGATAAAAAGCAATTCCTCTCAACTTCCTTCCAAAATGTGTCCTCTTACTGCTCCCTCACAGTTTGGCTAGCATCCTCTCCGCTAGCCTCTTTTTTTTAATTGACCGGCTATGGTGGGAGTGATATGCTAGGGGTAAAAATGAAAGGGGTGAATGAAACGTGGAAAGCCAAGTGTTACAAGCAGTGAAAGAATTGCTTTATGAAGTACGTGAAATGCGTGGGGAAATAGAGAACTTGAAACAAGAGATGCAAAGCTTCAAACAAGAGATGCGTGCAGAGATGGAAAGCTTTAAACAAGAGATGCGTGCAGAAATGGAGAGCTTTAAGCAAGAAATACGTGAAGAAGTAAAAGAACTGCATGTGCGCATCGGAAAGTTAGAAACAAAAGTGGACAAGCTCCATGACAAATTTGAACTGCACGCACAAAAGCAATGGCAAACGGAAGCAGATGTATATCGTTTAAAAAAATTAATCGGCATTGAATAAAGGGCAGAAAACGCCCCTTTTTTTATTTCAATGCTTCAATCATCTCATCGATCATCTTTATGACGATCTCTTCCAAACGTTTTCGTTTATGCGTCGGTAATGCCTGCAACGCATATAGTCGTTTCGCAAGCCTCGGCTGTTCATTCAAGTAGCGAATAACGGATAACTGCTCATCGCTCATGTCATTTGTCCCGTACGCTAATCGTACTTCTTGCAATAGTTGTTCATCTGTCGGGTGTTTACCGAGCAAAAAATCAGTGCTGACGCGAAATAAATCACTCATGTCGATAATCGACTGCAAATCAGGAAGCACTTCACCATTTTCCCATTTACTCACTTTCGACCGAGACACGTTTAATCGCTGTGCCAATTGTTCTTGCGTCCAATCGTGTGCGTTGCGCAAACGCCTAATTTGTTCTCCGATATGTTGTAACATCATCTTCCACCAAATTCCCTTTTTCTTTTTACGATAGAAGAAGAAAAGGGGATTTTTTGTTCTTTTTAAGAACAAACAAATAAAATGTTCGTTTTCAGAACAGAAATAAACAGTTTTTTTGTCGAAAAAAGTTGAATGAATATTCGAAAAATGTAAAAATATACATTGGAAAAACTTGAGGGGGATGATGAATGGTGAATATTTATTTTTCCAATTTCATTGTTCATGAAGCGAAAAAAAGAGGAAAAACGTGCGAGGTGCTTATTAAAGAAAAGCCGAATCCTCCATTTTATGAATCTCGCACAATCGAACCCATTCACTTTTCTGACTCACTTCAGTTTATTTCACCAGTGAACAAGCTGCCTCTTGAACCGATGCGCTACCGCATGATTACGTGCACAACAAAAGACGATTTATTTTTATTTTTTAAAACGGTAGACGATCAATTAATGATTGTCATTACGTTTTTCTTTGGTAAAGGACAAGCGCAAATATGTGTGAAACGTTGGAATGACCTCGAGAAGCGTTACATCCCCGCACCGATGAACGACCTCACAGCTGCTGAAGAACGAGCCATCCTATGTACATTTCGCTCAGTTTCCATTCGTTCTGGGCAGAGAATTCAATATTGTTTATTTTGAACGTGTGGAAAAACGAGATAAGGGAAGTTTGTCAACGAAAAATTTATACCAAAAAACATAAAATATGTTTGTTAAACGCTCAAAATGATGCTAAAATATAACTGTAGTACTATTTCCTTCTGTTTACGATAGAGAGCGGTTGGTGGCCAGAGGCAAAGAAAAAGAGCTGATGAACAACATCAGCTCTTTTTCTCTTATTGCGGGATATAGACACGCCATGTAGAAAAATCACATTCGTCTTTTTGCAAAAGTGATTTTGGAAAGATAAACGTCCATGGCTTGCTTGTGTTTGCTTTCACTTCCAAATTCAACGTAAATGCACCGCGTGCGACAACTTCACCTGACGCATCTTCAATGACTAAAGGCAGTTGTTCAAACGTAATGTTTTTGTCGCTGCCGTTACGAATGAGTAGTGTTACGACTAAATTCCCTTCGTTGTTTATGAGTGCTTGCAATCCCATGACGTTTACCTCTTCTTGCTTTGGTGGGGTAAGGGAGCGCACGAGCTGTTCAAGCTTTTGTTTATCTTCTTCTTTTAAATGCCGTTGCCAACTTTCTTCTAAGTCAAGCTTGTGTGGCTTTTGTAATTCAAACGCCAATTTCCATCCTGTTTCTGGAATGTCTTCTGTATATAAGTCGTTCGTGGTGAATACAAATCGCCACGGACGGCTGCTTTTTGGCGGAATGTCGCCAAGTTCATTCATCGGGAATATTTTCCTTCCGATGACTTTTCCATCTGGTCCGATGAACAGTAGTGGGATATGGTCAAAACGAATGGCTTTATCTAGGGCATTGCGGACAAACGCCGTCACAATGTAACGATCCCCATCCTTCTTCCATTCAATCCCCGACAACGACACTTGATTTTTTTTCAACGGTGGTAATTCGTTATTGACGTATTGAAAATAATATTTTTGTTCGGTTGTTAGCGACATCAGTGGATGAATCGATAATGTCGTATGGACATCTTCATCTTGTTGTTCACTTGCGCCGTCAAATAATTGCTCTGCTTGAACGGTGCTATCTTCCCCTTGTTTTTTCTTTTTGAAAAATGGAAGCATTGTTCCATCTCCTTCCTTATTGTGATATGAGCTGGGCAAGTTGTTGGGAAGCATCTTTTTCTAAACGATGATACATAAGAGTAAAGAGCTCCAACCCTTCTTTTGCATATTGGCGCATCGGATCTTCTTGTCCGTAATAGCGCAACCCAATTCCTTCTTTCAATAGCTCCATCGCTTCTAAATGTTTTGTCCAATGGAAGTCGATGAGCGAAAGTAAAGCGCGTTTTAACGCCCATTGCTGTTCTTCCGTATACGTAAATGCGTGAACGCGTGATTCCCACGATGCGATAGCTTGTTTTACGATTGCTTCCACTTCTTTTTGCTCAACGACACCAGCTACATCCATATGTTCGTTTGTCAATTTTTGCACCGTTTCTACTAAACGTGCGATGTCCCATTCTTCTGGAATGACATCTTCTGGACATGTATAAGCCACTTCACGTTCAAGAAACGATGGCACCATATGAACGACAATTGAAATCACATCGTCAGCTTCAAGCACACGGTTACGGAGCGTATAAATGGTTCGGCGTTGTTCATTCAATACGTCATCGAGCTTTAAGTTATATTCGCGTATAGAGAAATTGCTTCCTTCACAAATGCGTTGGACACGATTGACAAACTCATGAATATCTTTGTTTAATACTTCGCCTTCATCATTCACTTGGAGTGATTTTTTAATTTTTTCTAATTCGTCTTTGGCGAAGCGACGAAACATGTCGTCTTCAAGCGAAATGAAAAATTGCGAGCGCCCCGGATCACCTTGACGACCAGCGCGTCCTTTTAATTGATTGTCAATGCGGCGGCTTTCGTGACGCTCTGTACCGAGGACATACAACCCGCCAAGTTCTGCCACGCCTTCTCCAAGCATAATGTCTGTTCCGCGTCCTGCCATATTTGTTGCGATCGTAATTTGTCCTTTTTGGCCCGCACGCGAAATAAGCTCGACTTCTTGTTCAACGCTTTTAGCGTTTAACAATTGAAACGGTAGACCTTCTTCCGCTAAATATTTCGCCACTTTTTCCGATTGTAAAATGGACGTTGTCCCAATGAGCATTGGCTGTCCAGTCGCGTGTACGCGCTTCGCTTCTTTGGCGACTGCTTTATATTTCGCGTCGACGGTCGCAAAGACGCGGTCAGGTAAGTCTTGGCGAATGACAGGGCGGTTTGTCGGAATTTGAACGACATCCATGCCGTACAACGTTTGAAACTCTTTTTCTTCCGTTTTCGCTGTTCCTGTCATGCCGGATAAAATCGGATAAAGACGGAAATAGTTTTGAATCGTAATCGATGCTTGAATTTTGTTTTCTTCGGTTAGTTCGAGTCCTTCTTTCGCTTCAATCGCTTGGTGCAGTCCGTTACTTAAGCTGCGTCCTTCCATCGGGCGGCCGGTAAACATATCAATAAGCAATACTTTTCCGTCCTTGACGATATAATCAACATCGCGCGTAAACATGACGTAGGCGCGCAACGCTTGAATGACGTAATGGTACAACACTTGATGTTCAAGGTCATATAAGTTGTCGATCCCGAATCCTTTTTCAATTTTTTCAATGCCTCGTTCCGTTAAGTTGACCGTTTTCGTCTCCTCGTCGTATTCGTAATCTTCATCGCGAACGAAATGTTTTACGATGCGTGCGCATAAGTAGCTTAGTTCCGAGCTTACGCCTGTCTTTCCTGCGATAATGAGCGGAGTTTTTGCTTCGTCAATTAGTACGCTATCGACTTCATCAATAATTGCATAATGGAACGGGCGTTGCACACGATCGGCGACGCTGTATGCCATATGATCGCGCAAATAATCGAAGCCGAACTCATTGCCGACGCCATACGTAATATCAGCATGGTATGCCGCTTTTTTTTCTTCTGGAGACATGTGTGGCAAGTTTAGACCGACGGATAAACCTAAAAACTCGTGAATTTGTCCAATTAAATCGCGATCGCGTTTCGCTAAGTAGTCGTTGACTGTAATGACGTGCACCCCTTTTCCTTCAAGGGCACGCAAATAACTTGGGGCGGAAGCGACGAGCGTTTTTCCTTCCCCGGTCGCCATCTCGGCAATATTTCCTTCCGCTAGCACTAATCCGCCAATCAATTGAACGTCAAAATGACGCATACCGAGCACGCGTTTGGATGCTTCACGAACGGTTGCAAACGCTTCGGCCTGTATATCAAATACCGTTTCGCCTTGCGTGAGCCGTTGTTTAAATTCATTTGTTTTGGCGCGCA
It encodes:
- a CDS encoding DUF1640 domain-containing protein, producing the protein MESQVLQAVKELLYEVREMRGEIENLKQEMQSFKQEMRAEMESFKQEMRAEMESFKQEIREEVKELHVRIGKLETKVDKLHDKFELHAQKQWQTEADVYRLKKLIGIE
- a CDS encoding transcriptional regulator; this translates as MFLKRTKNPLFFFYRKKKKGIWWKMMLQHIGEQIRRLRNAHDWTQEQLAQRLNVSRSKVSKWENGEVLPDLQSIIDMSDLFRVSTDFLLGKHPTDEQLLQEVRLAYGTNDMSDEQLSVIRYLNEQPRLAKRLYALQALPTHKRKRLEEIVIKMIDEMIEALK
- a CDS encoding accessory Sec system S-layer assembly protein, which codes for MLPFFKKKKQGEDSTVQAEQLFDGASEQQDEDVHTTLSIHPLMSLTTEQKYYFQYVNNELPPLKKNQVSLSGIEWKKDGDRYIVTAFVRNALDKAIRFDHIPLLFIGPDGKVIGRKIFPMNELGDIPPKSSRPWRFVFTTNDLYTEDIPETGWKLAFELQKPHKLDLEESWQRHLKEEDKQKLEQLVRSLTPPKQEEVNVMGLQALINNEGNLVVTLLIRNGSDKNITFEQLPLVIEDASGEVVARGAFTLNLEVKANTSKPWTFIFPKSLLQKDECDFSTWRVYIPQ
- a CDS encoding accessory Sec system translocase SecA2 (functions in protein export; can interact with acidic membrane phospholipids and the SecYEG protein complex; binds to preproteins; binds to ATP and undergoes a conformational change to promote membrane insertion of SecA/bound preprotein; ATP hydrolysis appears to drive release of the preprotein from SecA and deinsertion of SecA from the membrane; additional proteins SecD/F/YajC aid SecA recycling; exists in an equilibrium between monomers and dimers; may possibly form higher order oligomers; in some organisms, especially gram positive pathogens, have paralogs that have been found to be nonessential but do function in secretion of a subset of exported proteins) — protein: MLSYIKKLVNSDERKLKNYYKTVARINELEPTFETLTDDELRAKTNEFKQRLTQGETVFDIQAEAFATVREASKRVLGMRHFDVQLIGGLVLAEGNIAEMATGEGKTLVASAPSYLRALEGKGVHVITVNDYLAKRDRDLIGQIHEFLGLSVGLNLPHMSPEEKKAAYHADITYGVGNEFGFDYLRDHMAYSVADRVQRPFHYAIIDEVDSVLIDEAKTPLIIAGKTGVSSELSYLCARIVKHFVRDEDYEYDEETKTVNLTERGIEKIEKGFGIDNLYDLEHQVLYHYVIQALRAYVMFTRDVDYIVKDGKVLLIDMFTGRPMEGRSLSNGLHQAIEAKEGLELTEENKIQASITIQNYFRLYPILSGMTGTAKTEEKEFQTLYGMDVVQIPTNRPVIRQDLPDRVFATVDAKYKAVAKEAKRVHATGQPMLIGTTSILQSEKVAKYLAEEGLPFQLLNAKSVEQEVELISRAGQKGQITIATNMAGRGTDIMLGEGVAELGGLYVLGTERHESRRIDNQLKGRAGRQGDPGRSQFFISLEDDMFRRFAKDELEKIKKSLQVNDEGEVLNKDIHEFVNRVQRICEGSNFSIREYNLKLDDVLNEQRRTIYTLRNRVLEADDVISIVVHMVPSFLEREVAYTCPEDVIPEEWDIARLVETVQKLTNEHMDVAGVVEQKEVEAIVKQAIASWESRVHAFTYTEEQQWALKRALLSLIDFHWTKHLEAMELLKEGIGLRYYGQEDPMRQYAKEGLELFTLMYHRLEKDASQQLAQLISQ